The Hypanus sabinus isolate sHypSab1 chromosome 1, sHypSab1.hap1, whole genome shotgun sequence genome contains a region encoding:
- the abhd5a gene encoding 1-acylglycerol-3-phosphate O-acyltransferase ABHD5, with protein MAAESSGAGLLSWLLNWLPTWCPTSISLLKDAENKMLQGVRNNFTKDFVSLPNGNKIWTLVFGQDVHNKTPLILIHGFGGGVGLWTLNFDALSLQRTVYAFDLVGFGQSSRPCFSSDSEVAETQFVESIEEWRATLGMEKMILLGHNFGGYLAAAYTIKYPQRVKHLILVEPWGFPERLNYSEQEQPMPLWIKALGAIMSPFNPLAGLRLAGPLGPFLVQRLRPDFKQKFASVCEDENTVTEYIYHCNAQTPSGETAFKNMTIPFGWAKQPMLLRINQIQEDISITVIHGARSCIDSISRKQIKALRPKSSVNVVAIRGAGHYVYADQPEDFNQTVLRICSTVD; from the exons ATGGCGGCTGAGTCATCGGGAGCGGGGCT gTTAAGTTGGCTTCTTAATTGGCTGCCAACTTGGTGTCCCACATCTATATCTCTTCTCAAGGATGCAGAGAATAAGATGTTACAGG GTGTCAGAAATAATTTTACGAAAGATTTTGTTTCGTTACCAAATGGCAACAAGATTTGGACATTAGTTTTCGGTCAAGACGTTCATAACAAAACTCCACTTATTCTGATTCATGGATTTGGAGGGGGTGTTGGACTATGGAccttaaactttgatgccctcAGCCTTCAACGCACTGTATATGCTTTTGACCTTGTAGGATTTGGTCAAAGTAGTAGGCCATGTTTCAGCAGTGATTCTGAAGTGGCAGAAACTCAGTTTGTGGAGTCTATAGAGGAATGGAGGGCAACGTTGGGAATGGAGAAAATGATTTTATTGGGACACAACTTTGGAGGATATTTGGCTGCAGCGTATACAATTAAGTATCCGCAAAG GGTGAAGCACCTCATTCTCGTTGAGCCATGGGGATTTCCAGAGCGACTAAACTACAGTGAGCAGGAACAACCAATGCCATTGTGGATAAAAGCCCTGGGTGCAATTATGAGTCCTTTCAATCCACTAGCTGGCCTTAGATTGGCTGGGCCCTTGG GTCCATTTCTAGTTCAGCGATTAAGGCCTGACTTCAAACAAAAGTTCGCTTCTGTATGTGAAGATGAAAATACTGTCACAGAGTACATTTATCACTGTAACGCACAGACTCCTAG TGGTGAAACGGCTTTCAAGAATATGACCATTCCTTTTGGTTGGGCTAAACAGCCTATGCTTTTGAGGATTAATCAGATTCAAGAGGACATCTCCATTACAGTGATTCATGGAGCGCGTTCCTGCATAGATAGTATCTCCAGGAAACAGATAAAGGCACTAAGACCAAAATCCTCAGTGAATGTAGTA GCCATTCGAGGTGCTGGGCACTATGTTTATGCTGATCAACCAGAAGACTTCAATCAAACAGTACTGAGAATCTGCAGTACTGTAGATTAG